One genomic segment of Arachis duranensis cultivar V14167 chromosome 4, aradu.V14167.gnm2.J7QH, whole genome shotgun sequence includes these proteins:
- the LOC107483987 gene encoding vesicle-associated protein 2-1 codes for MVLPVWQIEEHIRQHNALIYVELEKQSFCDLKVVNNKENYVAFKVKTTSPKKYFVRPNTGVIQPWDSCIIRGVELSNGKVAEKKFSSVEKKE; via the exons ATGGTTCTCCCTGTTTGGCAAATCGAAGAGCACATTAGGCAACATAATGCTCTAATATATG TTGAGCTGGAGAAGCAATCATTTTGTGATCTTAAAGTTGTGAATAACAAAGAGAACTATGTTGCTTTCAAG GTCAAGACCACTTCACCAAAGAAGTACTTTGTACGGCCTAACACTGGTGTTATACAGCCCTGGGACTCGTGTATCATCAGAG GTGTTGAGCTTTCAAATGGTAAAGTGGCTGAAAAAAAGTTCTCGAGCgttgagaagaaagaatag